From Corvus moneduloides isolate bCorMon1 chromosome 2, bCorMon1.pri, whole genome shotgun sequence, one genomic window encodes:
- the TMPRSS3 gene encoding transmembrane protease serine 3, translating to MCHALVSLKYFPYICGLFLAVILAVAVGLGVQYNCIGKFRCRSSFKCIQKSARCNGVFNCKEGEDEYRCVRLSGKRAVLQVFTFGSWRTVCSDDWRAEYGNTTCKHLGFSSYVSSGYLPVAAVEKQFQRHFVSLSHWFSADQVTSLHNATNLREECTSGNVIILKCLACGTRASYGPRIVGGNASSPRQWPWQVSLQFQGHHLCGGSVISPRWIITAAHCVYDLYLPSSWSVQVGFVTQQDTQAHPHSVEKIIYHRNYKPKTMGNDIALVKLAAPLALNGHIEPICLPNFGEHFPAGKMCWVSGWGATVEGGDTSDTMNYAGVPLISNAICNHRDVYGGIITSSMLCAGFLKGGVDTCQGDSGGPLACEDMSIWKLVGTTSFGVGCAEKNKPGVYSRTTSFLDWIHEQMEREELQT from the exons ATGTGCCATGCTCTTGTCTCCCTAAAATACTTCCCCTATATCTGTGGTTTATTCCTTGCAGTAATCCTAGCAGTTGCCGTTGGCCTGGGTG TCCAGTACAACTGCATTGGGAAGTTTCGCTGTCGATCATCCTTTAAGTGTATCCAGAAATCAGCCAGGTGCAATGGTGTCTTCAACTGTAAAGAAGGGGAGGATGAGTACAGATGTG TCAGGCTGAGTGGGAAGAGGGCAGTGCTGCAAGTGTTCACCTTTGGGTCCTGGCGAACGGTCTGCTCCGACGACTGGAGAGCAGAGTATGGCAACACAACCTGCAAACACTTGGGCTTCTCAAG TTATGTGAGTTCAGGTTACCTGCCCGTGGCTGCAGTCGAAAAGCAGTTCCAAAGACATTTCGTATCCCTCAGCCACTGGTTCTCAGCTGATCAAGTGACATCCCTGCACAATGCCACCAACCTCAG GGAGGAATGCACTTCTGGTAATGTGATCATCTTAAAGTGTTTGG CCTGTGGCACTCGGGCCAGCTACGGGCCGCGGATCGTGGGGGGCAACGCGTCGTCGCCCCGGCAGTGGCCCTGGCAGGTCAGCCTGCAGTTCCAGGGCCACCACCTCTGCGGGGGCTCCGTCATCAGCCCGCGCTGGATCATCACGGCCGCCCACTGCGTCTACGA CCTGTACTTGCCGAGCTCATGGAGCGTTCAGGTCGGTTTTGTGACTCAGCAGGACACCCAGGCTCACCCACACTCCGTGGAAAAAATCATATACCACCGGAATTACAAACCCAAGACAATGGGGAATGATATAGCGCTGGTGAAACTGGCAGCACCTCTTGCTCTCAATG gtcACATTGAACCGATCTGTCTGCCCAATTTTGGTGAACATTTCCCAGCAGGGAAAATGTGCTGGGTATCAGGATGGGGAGCAACTGTGGAAGGAG GTGATACATCCGACACCATGAATTATGCAGGTGTTCCTCTGATTTCCAATGCAATTTGCAATCACAGAGATGTCTACGGTGGGATCATAACTTCTTCAATGCTTTGTGCTGGTTTCCTAAAGGGAGGGGTGGACACCTGCCAG GGAGATAGTGGGGGGCCTTTAGCATGTGAAGATATGAGTATCTGGAAGCTGGTGGGGACCACCAGCTTTGGAGTGGGCTGTGCAGAGAAGAACAAGCCAGGCGTCTACAGCCGAACCACTTCCTTCCTGGACTGGATCCACGAGCAGATGGAG